One Candidatus Moraniibacteriota bacterium genomic window, CATTGTTCTCAATATATGCCTCTTTTTATCAGATTGTCTGGGTTTTATTTTTTCAGGAAATTTCTTTAGATAAAAAGGAAAATATAGCTGTTAGGGAATTGGAAACTGAAACAAAAGAAGCAACAATTGAAACAATATAAAAATTTAATTTATCTATTTTCATTAATGGGCCTATAGCTCAGTTGGTTAGAGCGCTACATTGACATTGTAGAGGTCTGCAGTTCGAGTCTGCATAGGCCCACAAAAATTTTTAAAAACAAAAAAGAGAATCCAATGGGATTCTCTTTTTTTTGCTTAAATAAGTTTAATAACCATAATAATCCAATTCTGCATTACGTTCAGCATCACTGTTATTATTACTGGTAGCATTTCTGACTCCTTCAACAGCAGATCCAATGGCGCCTACCTGAGCAGCATTTACAGTGTCAATAGCGCTGTTAAGAGAATCAGTGACTTTATTTGTAACACCGGTTACAGCATTAGTAATAACGTTGTTATAAGCTGTGCTGAAAGGGAATTGGTTGTTTTGCGCAATAATTGCTGCTTTTCCTTCATCATCAGAAATGCCATAATTAGCCGATCGAGCTAGTGTACTTATAACCATGCCTTCAGCAATTTGGGCAAGTGCTGCTCCTGCATCATCAACTCCAGTGGCTTCTGCAGTCATGATGAGATCAGTTCCCATTTTGTCAAGAGTTGAAAAAGCACTGCTTATGAGGGCTGTTGGCTTGATTATACGTCCAAGCTTTTTTTGTGGTATAAGCCCATTGTTCTGCTCTGTTTTGGCCTGCTCCTTGTTTTGCTTTAAATATTCATCATATTGGGTCTGAGACATAATAGAAAAACAAGGCAGATTATTGGCGCATTTGACATATGCCATCACTCCTCTCATATTTCTACTCTTGAAAAGGCTTTGGCGGGGATCACCTCCTCCTGTAATGTCTTGGATATCAGTTGCGTGTTTCTCGCCGCCCTTTATCATTTTGGTGGCACCTGAGCTCAAATAAACATCATAAATCGAACCGACACCTTCATAATTAGCAGAAGAAAGCCTTCCTTTGGCGACAGTATTATAAAAGGTTTCCATTTGATTCATGGCTTTCTGTGCTGGAGCCGTAAATAAATAATTAGCATAGTCTCTTATCATTAAAGACCCACCGCTATCCTCGGAGTCGCCACCGATAAGTTCAGCTGTAAACTTCTGAACTGCATATAAAGCAACCATTTTAGCAGCAAATACGGCTAAAGCAGCAAGATAATTTTTCAAAACCTCATAAACTTCCCAAGCAAATTCTCCTATGGCTGTCATCCAATCGCCGAGGTTGGTCACCCAATCTCCGGTATTTGGTACAAAATTCGGTGCATCAAAAACTGTATAAGCTTGGGCTACCTTTAAGTTTGTAACAAAAACGCCATAAAATATTATGGAAAAGCATAATATAACTGAGATTACTGAAAAAAAAGGCTTCTTTTTCATAGCTTGAAAAACTTATTTAATTAGCACTTATTTCTTTATAGTATGATTGAAAATCATTTTTAAAAAAATCAGCAAATAGGTCTAAATAGGCAGTTGCTTTGTTTGCAATGACTAGCTTTCCCATTGGGTCGTTTGAACTCAAAGAATAGTCTTTTAATGTCAAAACGCCCTTGATAAGCCTTAAAAATTTTACATGTAAATCAACCATGGTCTCTGGAACCTGGACACTACTGACTTGATTTGAAAACGCTTCTAATCTATTACCAAGATCAGAAAAATAGGAGATATTTTCTTTTGAATTTCCAACATCAGCTACCTTTGAAAGGAAATCTTCTTGAAATGCAGTAAAATCATCTTTTGTTAAAATTTGAACAGGAAGATTATTGGCCATTAGATATAATACCTGATTCAAATATCTTGCGGAGTCTTCAGCTTCTCTCTTTTTCCTGTCTGCATCACTGAGTGATGAATAATTTTGTTTCAGTATGTTGAGTTGTGTTTCATCAACAAAAGGTAACGTATCCCAAGTTATAGAATCTCCCATATTTTTAGCAATTTGTTCATCGGCAAAATTGCGCAAATCGGTTACTGAAACATTCTGGCCTTCTTTCGAGGAAACAAATGCACTTAAGTTTTGCAAATATTCATCTGTGAGTGTTGAACTGTTGCTAACTGAAGATGTGCTTTTTGAAGAAGCATCAGAAGTCTTTATTCCAGTTTCAATTTTATCTCCCGGGGCCGGCTTAAGAGGATCATATCCGCTTTGGACTTCAATGCCATCCGAATAGCTATCATTATCGGTGTCATTTTTGTTAATGTCTGTTCCGTATAAATTTTCTTCTGTGTTTGTAAGTCCGTCACAATCAGAATCAATATTTTTATCACAAGAATTTGAGTCTGAATCAATATTTTCTGCATATGTAAAATAATTGAAACTTGCAAAAAAAATACAAACCATGATTAGGAATAATTTTTTAAGAGTGTTTATTTTTATATACATAACATTTATTATTTTATGTCGTAATTATACTATTATTTTTAAAAGCAGTAAAGTATCCTATTTAAAAAATTTAATATATTTCAAAAATATGTTTTTAGGATAAAAATAAAAACGTAATGCACAATTAATACACCACGCGTGAAATCTATAATAAATAAAAAATTTATATTTTTTATTATCAGAATTAAATAATTTTAATTTTTAAAAAACATACTAAACAATTAAAAAAAGAGTACAGCCATTTTTATATTAAGACATAATATATTTATATTGTCAAGTTAAATAAAGCTCTTCTTGTTACTTAAAATAAATCCAAATATAAGCCACAACAGTATTTGCCCCTGTTGGATATCCCAAAAGTAATGATCGAAAAGCATTATAAAAAGAAATGAAACAAGTACCGCCCTAAAATGATAATTTTCTAAGGTATTTATTTGTATATTTTTTTCAATAGACTCATTATTTTTAAAGTTACTTAAATTGTTCCACGTGGAACAAATGTCAATTTTTTCACCGAATAGCTTAAACAAAAAGATTAAAAAAAGAAAAAGCATCAATATACCAAAATCATTTAATAAAAGCAAAAAAACATTATGGACGGGCTGAAATTGCCATATTTGTACATCTTTTATTTTTTCTATGTAAGCAATAAATTGTCCACTACCTAATCCTAGAATTGGGTTTAGAGCAAAAATTTGGCTTGAAATACTTGTATAAAATCCTCTTTCTTGAAGGCTTTTATAAAATATTGAATTCAGATCTGTATTTAGTAGAAAAAATAGAAAGAAAAATATACATAAAATCAAGAAAAATTTTTTAATAAAGACTATTTTATTAAAAAAAATGAAATTGTTCCACGTGGAACAATTTTTTTTACAGAGGTAAATAAAAGCTATTATAAGACCTAAGATTGCGGATTTTGAAAATGTTAAAAAAATGGCTAAAAACTGAATTAATATAATGAAAAAAAATATAAATGTTTCACGTGGAACATTTATATTAAAAACATTAATAAATAACATTTTTTCAGGTGCTTTTTTAAGCCTTGAAAATTGTTCCACGCGGAACAATTTAAAATATAGTATAGATATGATTATAGAAAAAACTAAAAAACCTCCAAGTATATTTGGATGAGGAAAAAGACCGTAAGCTCTCAGGTATGTTGATCCATTTATGATAATTTTAGCGACTCCTGTTAATTGAGTTGAAATAATGCTTTCTTTCAGCCATATTAAACCTAGGGATTGTTGGCTTAAAATCTGAATTATTCCGATAATTGATTGTAATATACCTATTCCTATAATTATCTTAAAAATTATTCTAAGCCTATATAAATGTTCCACGTGGAACATTTTGCTTATATAAATAAAAAGTAGAACAAATTCGAGAATTTTTAATGATCTAAATAGAGCAATTTGGTGACTTTCTGACCATAGGATAGATATAAAAGAAAAAATAACTAAAAATAAAGGAAAAAATAATAGTAAGTTGTGATTAAATTGTTGATAAAGGTTTTTTAAACATGAAAAAAGATTATTAAATGTTTTTTTATTTAATATTTTGTTGTAATTGTTCCACGTGGAACAATTTATTTTTAGAGTAGAAAAAGCTGTCAATATTGACAGAATACTATTTTTATTGCATAATATTAAAAACCAAGTAAATAATGTCAGAAAAAGGAATATGTCAGACAAGTATATGTATACTCCCATATATTCATTAAATACACCTTTTACAGGATAATAGAAAAGCACTTTTCTTATGGATAATGTGCTTGTGGCAAGAAAAGCACAAAAAAACCAAAAATCTGGTTTTTTTCTAAAAGAGATTAAAGTTTTTCTGATTAAATCAGTCATATTCTTATTATAATGTATTTTTAGCAAAAAAAACATTGACCTATTTTTTATGGTTGTTATGATAGAAAGAGCTCAAGTTTGAAACACGGGCCTATAGTAAAATGGTATTACGCGTCCATGGCATGGATGAAGCTGGAGTTCAATTCTCCATAGGTCCACAGAATAAAAAATTAAAAATTAAATCAAGCCCCCATAGCTCAACGGATAGAGCGGATCCGTCCTAAGGATACGATGTGTGTTCAATTCATGCTGGGGGCACAAAAGCTAAATGATAAAAAAAATTCCAAAATCAATAATCAATGTTTTGGATAAAATAGAAAAAGCTGGATTCGAAGCTTATATTGTTGGGGGTTCCGTGCGTGATTTATTGATGAAACGTGAAGTCAGGGATTGGGATATAACAACCAATGCTAAGCCTAGAGATATTTTAGAAATTTTTACGGAAAGTTTTTATGAAAATGATTTTGGGACGGTGGGAGTGAAAATAAAAGAAAAAGGAATAACAAAAAATATTGTAGAAATAACAACTTATCGTACCGAATCACAATATTCAGACAAAAGACATCCAGACAAAATAAAATTCGCCAAAACCATAGAAGAAGATTTGAGTCGCAGGGATTTTACCATGAATGCTTTAGCTGCAAGAGTCAAAAAAAATAGTTTTGAAGTGGTTGATCTCTTTAATGGACAAAATGATATTAAAAATAAAATCATTCGTGCAGTGGGAGATGCTGAAAGCAGATTTTCTGAAGATGCTCTCCGCATGATGCGTGCAGTTCGTTTCCAAGCTGAATTGGGCTTTTCTATTGAAGAAAAAACTTTAGAGGCCATTAAAAAAAATGCACAGCTTATCAAGTTGGTTGCTTTGGAAAGGATTAAAGATGAATTAACCCGCATAATCATTTCAGAAAATCCTGCAGGAGGAATTGATGCTATGCAAAAAACTGGTCTGCTTTCTTATATAATGCCGGAGCTTGAGAAAGGAATCGGGGTAGCTCAAAACAGGCATCATATACATACTATATACAAGCACAGCCTTTTAGCTCTCAAATATTGCCCATCAAAAAATGTAAGTGTAAGATTGGCGGCGCTTCTGCATGACATCGCAAAACCACAGACAAAAAGAGGTGAGGGCACATATGCAACATTTTATAACCATGATCATGTGGGCGCATGTGTGGCGGAAAAAATTCTTTCTAGACTAAGATTTTCAAAAGAAATCATAGAAAAGGTGAAACTGCTTGTGGATAATCATATGTTTTATTACAATCCCGACGAGGTTGGTGAAAGTAGCGTAAGAAAGCTTATAAAAAAAGTCGGGTTGGAAAACATTAAAGACTTGATCGAACTTAGAATCGCTGATCGCCTGGGAAGTGGAACTCCGAAAGCAAAACCTTATAAACTGAGGCATTTGGAATATATGATAGATAGGGTTTCGCACGATGCGGTTTCAGTCAAAATGCTTAAAATAAATGGCAATGATCTTATAAAAAAAATAAAAATTAAACCTGGTCCTAAAATAGGCGCTATCCTAGACGTTCTTTTAGCTGAAGTTATTGAAAATCCTGAAAAAAATGAAAAAAAACATCTCCTCGCTTTAGCCGAAGAATTGAGTAAAAAAGACCTGACAAATCTTCGTGAAATGGCGCAGGAAAAAATAGAAGATAGAAAAGAAGAAAATGACAAAGAGATAAAAAATAAATATTGGGTAAAATAATTATGCAAATCAATAGAAAAAGCAAGATAATTTTTTGTTGGGCATTATTTTTTATTATTGTTTTTCTGGTTGTTTTCAAAGATCAAATGATTTTAAAAACTCATGCTTATTTTTCAATTAGGAAAAGCTTGTCTTATATTTTTTCTCAGCAATCGGAAAACGGAGAATTTAAAACATATGCCTGCAAGAACGAAAACATGGATGAATGTATTTTAGATTCCACATCTTATAATGTTTCCATGGTGATTAATTCAATACAAAATATAAAAATAAAAAAGTCAAAGAAGAATATAATTTTAAAAAAGGGAGCCAATTTTTTATTAAAGAGCCAGGAAAAAAATGGAGCATGGCATTATTGGACAAGTAAAGTTTTAAAAGGATTTATAATACCGCCGGACGTCGATGATACAGTAAATGCTTCTTATGCTTTGCTTAAAAATAATATCAAATTTATCGACAATAAAGATTTGATAGAAAAAAATAGAGACGAAAGAGGACTTTTCTATACTTACATAAGAGAAAAACACACCGGATTTGACCCGGATATTGATTGTGTCGTAAATATAAGCGCACTGCTGTATTTGCAGAGCAATGATCCGAGGATATGTTCATATATAAATGAATCAATACGTTCTGAAAATAAGTGTTCCCCGTATTATTATCCGGATAGACTGGGGATGTACTATTTTTTATCCAGGGCATATACAAACGGCATAACATGTCTAGGAGATGAAAAAAATATTATTATTTCTTCCATATTGAAAAAGCAAAATAAAGATGGATCTTTTGGTAATGATTTGCAAAATGGATTAGCAATCAACGCTCTTTTGGATATGGGCTATTCTGGTCCGGAAATAAAAAAAGGAATTTCATTGATAATAAAAAATCAGAAAGAAGATGGTTCCTGGGAAAATGAAAGTTTTTGGATGGGTATGCAACCATATCAACACAACGGATCACCCGTATTAACAACAGCTATAAATAGTGAAGCGCTAAATAAATATTTGTTTAAATTATAGCGAAGAAACAAACAAAAGAAGCAGATATAAAAATATAGATAGAAATATATATTTTTCCTGGTATATTTTTTTAATAAATAGATAAAATAAGAACGAGGCTATTAAAATAGAAAAAAACAACATTGAGTACATCTTTAATATAATAGGTATAGTAATAATAACGATAGCACATAAAGTTGCAATTATGTATTTCGCATTTTTAAGCCCAAAAACAACCGGAATAGTTTTTATGTTTTCATAACTATCTCCTTCAAAATCTTTTATATCTTTAAGGTTTGAAACAAGAGCATAAGAAATTCCCAGGATGACGATAGCTTTTATAGGAAAAACGAAAAAAGATTGATTCGGGGAAACTAGGAAAAATCCCGACATTGCAACTGAAATAGTAGCAAAACCAATCAAAATAGAAGAAAACAAGAAATGCTTCTTTAGTCTTAATGGCTTGGCGGAATAAATATAGTAGGGGGCTTGCGCTAAAAGAAGCAAAAAAGCGGTGGCATTATTCAAGGTGGCCAGACCAAAGGCGATAAAGATGCAAAGAACAACTTGGGCTGTATGCCATTCTTGTTCTGAGAATTCTTTTTTTACAAGAGGTCTTTCAGGATTTGATATTTTGTCGATCTCGATGTCTTCCGCATCATTGATAAAAACAGCCAGCCAGATATTCAAAGCAATCAATGAAAAAAACAATAATAAGGAAATAAAATTTACGGGATTTTGCAAATTAATACTTCCGAACATTTTTTGGTTTATAATAATTCCAATGGTTGCAATAATAAACCAGTATGCAATTCTTTCTATGCGCAAGTTTTTTTTGAAAGAACTCCAAAGGCGCTTATTGGTTATAAATAGTATTATTATTATTTCAATGAATATATATATCCAAAAGAAACGTGCGATTGCAATCTCATTCCAAAAATTTAATGTAGTCGGAGTTATCAAAAAACTGTCCAGATTATTAGAAATATTTTCAAATGAATTGGTTATCCAGCTGTCTTTTAAAATAAAAGCATAGGAAGATATGGCAGACTGGTCATGAATAAAATTTTTATTTCCGAAAAAAGAAATTATGCTTGGAATCACAGCATCAACAAAAAGGATTGCATAACCTGCTATTATTGAAAATAAAGATTTTGAAACACTTCTTGTTTTTTTATAAATAAAAATAGCTAAGGATATAAAAATGGCATAAGCCCCAATATGCTGACCAAGTGTTATTCCTTGTCCGCTGAAAGGATTCATTATTTTAAAAAAGGTTACTAAAATTTCATTTGTTTCGGTAACTAAATAAATTGGCGGACTAGTCTTGCCTATTGTAAAAACGAGATCAGTCAGTGGTACTAACAAAATAAACAGAAATACTTTTGTTAAAAAATTTAAAACATCTTTGAAGGATATTTTTGTAAGGAGATAAACTAAAATTGAGAGTGCAAGAAAAACAGAAAAATAATATAAAGAAGCATGGACAGCTCTTTCATAAGGCAGAAAATAATTACCTGTACTTTGGTAAGCTAATTTATCCAGGGGCATTCTTATGCCGATTATGCAGAAAACGGTAAATATGACCTTAAGTAAAGAAAAATCACTGTCGTTTTCAGATGCTTCATTATTTGAATTTGACATATGTTTCGAAAGGTTTATCTTAAGAGTAATACAAAATCTTAATATTATTATGAGGCTAAAATTCGAAAATATCAAGGAAAATTCAGCTATGCTAATGCGCAAGGCAGGATATATTTTTCAGCATAAGGAAGGGGCAAAGATGAGTTTTATTAAGCCTCTTGCCAGAAGTGGTTATCCTCGTTTCCATGCATATATTGAAGTCGATGGTGCTAACCTGATTCTGAATTTGCATTTAGATCAGAAAAAAGTGACTTATGGAAGAGCAACGAGGCATCATGGTGAGTATGAAGACAGCGATTTAGTAAAAAACGAAGCAGAAAGAATAAAAAAGACAGCGAATCCATAATTGACTTAATGGAATAATTTGGATAGAATCTTATTTATGCCGCGGTGGTGGAATTGGTATACACGCCAGTCTTAGGAACTGGTAGAGCAATCTGTGCGAGTTCGAGTCTCGCTCGCGGCACCGGCTTAAAATTAAATAAAATTTTTTAAAGGAGGTTAATGTGGCCAGAAGAGAAGATATTTGCAAGTTTTGTGGTCATCCAAAGGAGGATCACACATCGAAGCTTTTTCATGAATACAAGTTAAAGTACAAGGATACTGAAAAGGCTTGGAAAGTGCTAAAGGAAATTCACCCCAAACTTCTAAAATGTTTTGGTTTCAAACCAGCTGATAAGAATTAACAATAAGCCAAAAGAAGAGAGTGTGCTTATTTTTCGCACTCTCTTTATCTAATTTTTTATTCTAAATATGCAAAATATAGTAGTTAAAAAAAAATTTGCAGATATCCGATTAGACAAATTCCTTTCCAAGGAATTTTTTTCGCATACTCGCGGAGAAATTATTAAAAAAATAAAAGAGGAAAAAATTTCAGTTAATGGTAAAAAAACAAAACCTAGCTATATTCTCAAGGAAAATGATATTGTCGGATTGAAAAATTTTTCAAAGGAAGGTGCTGATAAAAAACTTATTAAAAATAGCAAAATTCCTTTGGAAATAATATTTGAAAACAGTGATATTGTCGTTATCAATAAACAAGCAGGAATACAGGTTCACCCAAGTCACAATGAAAAAATAAACACTATAGCTAACGCACTTTTGGCACATTTTCCTGAGATTGCCAAGGTTCATGACGATTCTGTTGGTGGTGAGTCTCGACCTGGCATAGTACACAGGCTCGACAAAGATACTTCCGGGGTTATGGTAATTGCACGCAATAAAAAAACATTCAATGAATTGAAAAAAAAATTTAAAGACAGAAGCATTTCCAAAAAATATGTTGCAATTTGTGAAGGAATTTTTGAAAAAAAGCAGGGAGTCATAAAAAAACCCATCGCACGCTCTTCGAATTACCGCAAACAGATTATCGCCAAAAAAAATACGAAAACAAAAATAAGGCCTGCCGAAACAGAATATAAAGTCATAAAGGAATCAAAGGAATATTCTTTTGTTGAGGTGGTTCCAAAAACGGGCAGGATGCATCAGATCAGGCTTCATCTTGCTTCGATGGGTCATCCAGTAGTGGGAGATTTATTGTATAAAAATAGGGGAGATAAAGACAAAGCAAAACGGCAACTTCTGCATGCTGAAAAATTGGAATTTGAAATTTTTAATAAAAAATATACTTTTTTAGTTCCATTGCCACAAGATTTCATCGATTTTTTGGCTAATATTGACTAAACTTTATTTTTTTATTATTATAAAATAGCTTTTTAATTTACATTTAACTTATTTTCCGATGCCTCCTGAGGGCTGTTTTAGCAGTATGCTCATGTCGGATTGGGATTAAAATATGAACAAGAAATTATTGGAATTCAACATGTTACAAAAAACTTCAAAAATGCCAGTTTTTAGAGCTGGTGATGTGGTTAAGGTTTATCGAAAAATTGTTGAAGGCGGGAAAGAAAGATCTCAGGTTTTTGAGGGTATGATCATTGCAGTTAAAGGTAACCAAAGCTCATCTACAATGATAACTGTGCGTAAAGTATCAAACGGGGTTGGAGTAGAAATTATCGTACCTATCCAGTCACCAAATATTGAGAAAATAGTCCTTGTAAAAAGAGCCAAAGTCCGTCAAGGAAAACTATATTTTATTCGTGAAAAAAGCGCCAAGTCTTTAAAAATGAAATATAAAGATTTAGCTGCTGTGGCCAAGGTTGAAGAAGAGATTGTCCCGGAGGTTCAAGTAGAAACTAAAACTGAAACAGTAGAAAATACCGAAAATAAAGCTGAAGAAAAAAAGGAAAACTAATTATATTTTCTTTTGGGGATATGGTGGAATTGGTATACACACACGTTTGAGGGGCGTGACCGAAAGGTGTGAGGGTTCGAGTCCCTCTATCCCCACGTGTTCAAAAGGATGTTTAGCTCAGTTGGCTAGAGCACTTCTCTTACAAAGAAGGGGTCACTGGTTCGAGTCCAGTAACATCCACCATGCAAAAAAGATAGAGCCGAAATAGCTCAGCGGTAGAGCGAAGGACTGAAAATCCTTGCGTCGGCAGTTCAACTCTGCCTTTCGGCACATTTTAAAAATCAAAGATTGAGCTAAGAGGGACCATAGCTCAGCGGTAGAGCAGGCGACTCATAATCGCTTGGTCATAGGTTCGAATCCTATTGGTCCCACAAGAATTTAAAAATGCGGGTATCGTATAGTGGCTATTATACGTCCTTGCCAAGGATGAGACGGCAGTTCGATTCTGCTTACCCGCTCAGAAGTTCAAAAACGGCCTTAGATTGGGCTGTTTTTGTTTTATCTAAGGCAAAATTAGTCAGTTCTAACCTTGGACATTCTGCCTTTATGGTTTCCAATCCTTTTTCAATGAGTTGGTATTGTTTTCTTAGTGTGATATCTAGCACGCCATCCTTGAGGGTGAAATCTGATCCCAAAGCCCGTAAAATGTTGGTTTTCTCGGTATAATCACCAACATTAAAATTATGTTTTGCATATACCGCAAACTTGAATGTTTTTTCGGTCAGTTCTAACCATTCATCGGCTCGCTGGTTTATGTCATCTAAAGATTGTTGAATCTTGTCTTTTTCTTTCAGTAGGGTCGCTTTTCTTTCCTTGAATTCGTCATCGCCAATTAAATCCTTGTTGGCATTTTCGGGTGAGATGTAGATATCTAACAACTTATCAATCCTATCTTGGCATTTCTTCAATGCTTTTTGTTGGTTTTCAATCATTATGTTCCTATTATCAACTTCGAGTTCGTTATCTCGCCTTAAGATTTTCAAAGCATAATCCAAAAAACTTTTAGGTATAGTGATTTTATCCAACTTATCTGCAATCTGCTTGTTGATGTCGTTGTAGGTAATGGATTTTTGTTTGCAATTAACATTCAACTTCTTTCTAGTGCAGTTATGATAGATGAATGTTCGGACAACATTTTCGGTTTTTATATGCTTCAGTTTTAGTTGGGTAGTAATATGACATCCGCACTCACCGCAACGGATAGTTCCTCGATAGGGAAGAATTTTATGTTTTGTTTGTGGCTTAGTTTTATTTCCCAAAAGTCCTTGAACATAATCAAATTCAGCTTCGGTTATCATCGGTGTGTGATTTCCTTCATAAACCTTACCAGTCCATTCATATTTTCCACAATAAAAAGGATTGGTAAAAATATCGTATCCATGGCTAGCGTGCAGTTTTATTTCTTGCCCCTTGCACATTCTTCGCAAACCCCATTCATTGTTGGCAATCTCGATAATTTTTGAAACAGAATAGTCGCCAGTTAACATCAAGTCCCACATCTTACGAACAATGGGGAATTTTACTTCATCTACAAAAATCTGTTTTTTACCTTGGTCTGTTCCTTTGTCATTTTTATATCCTATCGGTGCACGACCAGGTCTCCAGCCTTGCTCTGCCTTATTCAACAGTCCTCGTCGGACATCTTTTCCTAAATCAATAACATATTGGTTCGCCATTCCAAATTCAACACTCATCATTATCACATTGTCTACGGTTTTGTATTCTCTGCCGACTGTTTGGATGGACTGGATGAGTCCTTGTTGAAGCAACCACATTATCTCACCACCATCAACGGGATTTCTTGCTAGACGATTTAACTTCCAGCATATAATTCCATCTGCCTTGCCTTGTTTAATAGCAGACAGCATTTTGTTGAATTGTTCCCGACCTGGCTTTTTCGCTGATTTGCTCTCTTGAAAAACACCGACAATTTTAACATCGAGATGGCGTGCTAATTTTTCCAGTTCTTTTTTCTGGCTTTCAATAGATTGCGTTTGACGATCTTCCGCTTCGGTACTTTTGCGAAGATACATCAGATATTTTTGTTTTGTTTCCATATTAGTGTGTACAGAATTTATGCCACGGATTGATTATATTATGTTCTCTCTTCTTGTACATGGCTCAGAGTCGACCTTTCTGAGAGGTTTATATATATGTCTAATCATTTCAACCAAAGTTTCCGCACATTCCAAAGACTCCTCGGATGACAGTTTTTGTCCGAATTCTTTTTCATAAAGTGCTTGAAATTTTTTTGCGTCAGCCTTGGTTATCATTTTAATTTAATAAAATAAGATAGATGAATAGGATATTTATAGATTTAGGATATGTATAGTTCCTCTTATTTAGAGGTATATATAGACTAAAGTAAAAATTATAGTATTTACTATAGTAAGGAGGAGAATTATCCTTACTATAGTAAGGTTATTATTCTTCAACGATTTCAATACTGGCATAGTCATAAGCGTCTAAAATAAATTTTCTGATTTTATTCCAAATCGCTTTTTCAAAAAGACAGAATTTGAATCCAGCTTTCTGTGGCATCGTGACATTTAATCCCTCAAACTTGCTTTTCCAAACACCAAAGCCAGTGACCGTAAAGTATTCTCCAGTTTCAAACTTGAAACTCACATTGGCGTTGGCAAGCAAGTTCTCGTGCTTTCCTTTAATCATGTTTATTTTTATCGACACTTCTTTAAGATGTAGGTCGAGCGGGTAGGT contains:
- a CDS encoding UbiA family prenyltransferase codes for the protein MSNSNNEASENDSDFSLLKVIFTVFCIIGIRMPLDKLAYQSTGNYFLPYERAVHASLYYFSVFLALSILVYLLTKISFKDVLNFLTKVFLFILLVPLTDLVFTIGKTSPPIYLVTETNEILVTFFKIMNPFSGQGITLGQHIGAYAIFISLAIFIYKKTRSVSKSLFSIIAGYAILFVDAVIPSIISFFGNKNFIHDQSAISSYAFILKDSWITNSFENISNNLDSFLITPTTLNFWNEIAIARFFWIYIFIEIIIILFITNKRLWSSFKKNLRIERIAYWFIIATIGIIINQKMFGSINLQNPVNFISLLLFFSLIALNIWLAVFINDAEDIEIDKISNPERPLVKKEFSEQEWHTAQVVLCIFIAFGLATLNNATAFLLLLAQAPYYIYSAKPLRLKKHFLFSSILIGFATISVAMSGFFLVSPNQSFFVFPIKAIVILGISYALVSNLKDIKDFEGDSYENIKTIPVVFGLKNAKYIIATLCAIVIITIPIILKMYSMLFFSILIASFLFYLFIKKIYQEKYIFLSIFLYLLLLFVSSL
- a CDS encoding HDIG domain-containing protein, yielding MIKKIPKSIINVLDKIEKAGFEAYIVGGSVRDLLMKREVRDWDITTNAKPRDILEIFTESFYENDFGTVGVKIKEKGITKNIVEITTYRTESQYSDKRHPDKIKFAKTIEEDLSRRDFTMNALAARVKKNSFEVVDLFNGQNDIKNKIIRAVGDAESRFSEDALRMMRAVRFQAELGFSIEEKTLEAIKKNAQLIKLVALERIKDELTRIIISENPAGGIDAMQKTGLLSYIMPELEKGIGVAQNRHHIHTIYKHSLLALKYCPSKNVSVRLAALLHDIAKPQTKRGEGTYATFYNHDHVGACVAEKILSRLRFSKEIIEKVKLLVDNHMFYYNPDEVGESSVRKLIKKVGLENIKDLIELRIADRLGSGTPKAKPYKLRHLEYMIDRVSHDAVSVKMLKINGNDLIKKIKIKPGPKIGAILDVLLAEVIENPEKNEKKHLLALAEELSKKDLTNLREMAQEKIEDRKEENDKEIKNKYWVK
- a CDS encoding RluA family pseudouridine synthase, which codes for MQNIVVKKKFADIRLDKFLSKEFFSHTRGEIIKKIKEEKISVNGKKTKPSYILKENDIVGLKNFSKEGADKKLIKNSKIPLEIIFENSDIVVINKQAGIQVHPSHNEKINTIANALLAHFPEIAKVHDDSVGGESRPGIVHRLDKDTSGVMVIARNKKTFNELKKKFKDRSISKKYVAICEGIFEKKQGVIKKPIARSSNYRKQIIAKKNTKTKIRPAETEYKVIKESKEYSFVEVVPKTGRMHQIRLHLASMGHPVVGDLLYKNRGDKDKAKRQLLHAEKLEFEIFNKKYTFLVPLPQDFIDFLANID
- a CDS encoding terpene cyclase/mutase family protein yields the protein MQINRKSKIIFCWALFFIIVFLVVFKDQMILKTHAYFSIRKSLSYIFSQQSENGEFKTYACKNENMDECILDSTSYNVSMVINSIQNIKIKKSKKNIILKKGANFLLKSQEKNGAWHYWTSKVLKGFIIPPDVDDTVNASYALLKNNIKFIDNKDLIEKNRDERGLFYTYIREKHTGFDPDIDCVVNISALLYLQSNDPRICSYINESIRSENKCSPYYYPDRLGMYYFLSRAYTNGITCLGDEKNIIISSILKKQNKDGSFGNDLQNGLAINALLDMGYSGPEIKKGISLIIKNQKEDGSWENESFWMGMQPYQHNGSPVLTTAINSEALNKYLFKL
- a CDS encoding O-antigen ligase family protein, which translates into the protein MTDLIRKTLISFRKKPDFWFFCAFLATSTLSIRKVLFYYPVKGVFNEYMGVYIYLSDIFLFLTLFTWFLILCNKNSILSILTAFSTLKINCSTWNNYNKILNKKTFNNLFSCLKNLYQQFNHNLLLFFPLFLVIFSFISILWSESHQIALFRSLKILEFVLLFIYISKMFHVEHLYRLRIIFKIIIGIGILQSIIGIIQILSQQSLGLIWLKESIISTQLTGVAKIIINGSTYLRAYGLFPHPNILGGFLVFSIIISILYFKLFRVEQFSRLKKAPEKMLFINVFNINVPRETFIFFFIILIQFLAIFLTFSKSAILGLIIAFIYLCKKNCSTWNNFIFFNKIVFIKKFFLILCIFFFLFFLLNTDLNSIFYKSLQERGFYTSISSQIFALNPILGLGSGQFIAYIEKIKDVQIWQFQPVHNVFLLLLNDFGILMLFLFLIFLFKLFGEKIDICSTWNNLSNFKNNESIEKNIQINTLENYHFRAVLVSFLFIMLFDHYFWDIQQGQILLWLIFGFILSNKKSFI